A window of Helicobacter pylori genomic DNA:
TTCAACACTTCCACGATCGCTTGAATGTTTTCTTTATCGTATTCTAAATATTCAATAGGGCTTATTTGGGCTTCCAAAAAGCCTTGTTCGTTTTCCTTAGCAGGCTCTAAAATACGCCCTTTAGCGATACCATTAAAAAGCAATTTCACGCGCCCGTTAGGCATGTTGGCTTCACGCATGACAGAGCCAATCACCCCCACATCATAATAAGGGGCTTCGTTGTCGTTCAATTTGTCTTTTTGGCATGCAATAAAGACTAACGATTTGTTGTTTTTAGCGTAAGTTACCGCCTTGATGCTCGCGTTATTTTGCAAGAAAATAGGGGCTATCATAAAGGGGTATAAAAAAGTGTCTTCTTCTACCAATAAAGGCAGAGTTTTAGGAAAATCTTCAGTCATTTTTCATCTCTCTGTTATAATTTGTATGGTTTGAAATATCCTACCAATCAAAAATTAACACATACCAAGGCATGTGCGATGGCTTAGGCTTAGTCTCTTTTTCTAAAGTTTCATCTATCCTTTCTAAATAGCGTTTCACGCCCTCAGGTTTATGGCGTTTTTTATAAACATTCGCGATCGCGCGATTGAGCTCATTTTGCCCTAAAATGAATTTGATTTGCATGTATTCCACATAGGGGCGGTAACGGCTGTTAGGGTATTTTTCTATAAATTCGCCCAAACTCACAATGGAATTAGAGATAAATTCCTGGTCTTTAGAATGGTTTTTAAAAGCGTAATAATGCGATTGCAGTTTCAAAAAGGTCAAATAATCCACATTGTCTTTCGTCCCAAAACGCTTGATGTATTCATCAAAATAAAAAGACGCTAAGACATATTCTTTCTTTTTCATGTGCGCTTGCCCTAAGGCTAGCATGGCTTCTGGGACAAGGGGGGAGTTGATGTGTTCGCTTTGTAAGGAAGAATAGTAATTGTCCGCTGTTTCTAAATTAGCAAAAAGGATTTCTCTCAAAATCCCTTGATACCAAAAGATCGCCGGTTTGTTGTATTCATCTTTTTTTTTCTTTTTGTTCGCGCAACCCGTACCGATAACAAGAATTGCCATTGTGATCAAGAAAAATGTTTTAAAATGTTTTAAATGCATGCCACCTGTCTTGTAAAAATCAAATTTTTTAAAAATAACTTTCATTGTATTCAAATTTATTTTTTCTTCGCTTTCTTAATCCCGTTGTATATTTTAAAGACCATTTCTCCAATCATACACACCGCACCAAAAATGCACCACCCATCGCTATAATTAGACTTACTAGAATTATTTTTCTTAATTTGT
This region includes:
- a CDS encoding outer membrane protein assembly factor BamD — its product is MHLKHFKTFFLITMAILVIGTGCANKKKKKDEYNKPAIFWYQGILREILFANLETADNYYSSLQSEHINSPLVPEAMLALGQAHMKKKEYVLASFYFDEYIKRFGTKDNVDYLTFLKLQSHYYAFKNHSKDQEFISNSIVSLGEFIEKYPNSRYRPYVEYMQIKFILGQNELNRAIANVYKKRHKPEGVKRYLERIDETLEKETKPKPSHMPWYVLIFDW